A genomic window from Macaca thibetana thibetana isolate TM-01 chromosome 16, ASM2454274v1, whole genome shotgun sequence includes:
- the YWHAE gene encoding 14-3-3 protein epsilon isoform X2 produces MVESMKKVAGMDVELTVEERNLLSVAYKNVIGARRASWRIISSIEQKEENKGGEDKLKMIREYRQMVETELKLICCDILDVLDKHLIPAANTGESKVFYYKMKGDYHRYLAEFATGNDRKEAAENSLVAYKAASDIAMTELPPTHPIRLGLALNFSVFYYEILNSPDRACRLAKAAFDDAIAELDTLSEESYKDSTLIMQLLRDNLTLWTSDMQGDGEEQNKEALQDVEDENQ; encoded by the exons ATGGTGGAGTCAATGAAGAAAGTAGCAGGGATGGATGTGGAGCTGACAGTTGAAGAAAGAAACCTCCTATCTGTTGCATATAAGAATGTGATTGGAGCTAGAAGAGCCTCCTGGAGAATAATCAGCAGCAttgaacagaaagaagaaaacaagggaGGAGAAGACAAGCTAAAAATGATTCGGGAATATCGGCAAATG gttgAGACTGAGCTAAAGTTAATCTGTTGTGACATTCTGGATGTACTGGACAAACACCTCATTCCAGCAGCTAACACTGGCGAGTCCAAGgttttctattataaaat gaAAGGGGACTACCACAGGTATCTGGCAGAATTTGCCACAGGAAATGACAGGAAGGAGGCTGCGGAGAACAGCCTAGTGGCTTATAAAGCTGCTAGTGATATTGCAATGACAGAACTTCCACCAACGCATCCTATTCGCTTAGGTCTTGCTCTCAATTTTTCCGTATTCTACTACGAAATTCTTAATTCCCCTGACCGTGCCTGCAG GTTGGCAAAAGCAGCTTTCGATGATGCAATTGCAGAACTGGATACGCTGAGTGAAGAAAGCTATAAGGACTCTACACTTATCATGCAGTTGTTACGTGATAATCTGACACTATGGACTTCAGACATGCAGGGTGACG